The segment ATTGCGGTCCTAAACACAGGTTGAGCCGACGCGTTGGCAAATGTATTTGGGGACGACCCGGCAGCCCGGCAGAAAAACGTCCTTATCCTCCGGGACAACATGGAAAAACGCTGCGTCGCAAATTGTCCGTGTACGGCATCCAGCTCTTAGAAAAACAAAAAGTACGCATGTACTACGGCGGTATTATGGAACGTCAGATGCGCCGTATTTTCGCACAGGCAAAGCGGCTCGACGGAAACACGGGTACCAATCTGATGATCCTCTTGGAATCGCGATTGGATACCGTGGTCTGGCGTTTGGGCTATGCCCCCACCATTTTCTCCGCCAGACAGATGGTCAATCATTGCCATATCCTCGTTGACGGTGAAAAAGTCAATATTCCCTCCTTTTTAGTGAAGCCGGGAATGACCATTTCCATCCGTGAACGCAGCCGAAAAATTCCGATGATTCAAAATGGTGTGGAAAATCCTCCCCATGAATTACCGGAATATCTCGAGCGTGAAGCGAAATCCTACGAGGGGAAAATGATCAGCACACCCAATATCAATAATTTCCCTGTCGAATTTGACACGACGAGTATCATCGGTTTCTATTCTCGTTAATTCGCTTATTTATTCCAGCTTTATTTTTTCGGCGGACCGCTCAACCCGGATCGCCATTTTATTTGTAAGAAATATTTTTCCGATACTATCCAAATAGGGCGCCTGCGACAAAGACACTTGAGTGCCCCCGGCACCGGGAATTAACTATAAGGATCCGTGGAATCATGAGTATCAAAGTTGTTGTTGGCGCGAACTGGGGTGATGAAGGTAAGGGGCGTATGGTGGATTATCTTGCCCGTGATGCTGCCTGTGTCGTGCGATATCAAGGCGGCAACAATGCCGGACACACGGTCATCAACGAGCATGGCGAATTCAAACTCCATCTCCTCCCCTCCGGTGTATTTTATCCCGACGTGGTCAACATCCTCGGACCGGGCATGGTCATTGACCTCGAACGGTTAATCGATGAAATCGACGAATTGAACGCCCAAGGGATCCAGCCTAATTTCCGTATTTCCGACCGCGCAACCATCTGCTTCCCCTTTCATCGCCTTGAAGACGGACTCGAAGAAGATCGGCTCGGCGACAACGCCTATGGTTCCACCCGTCGCGGTATTGCGCCCGCTTATGGCGACCGCACCGTAAAAAAAGCCATACAAGTAGGAGAACTTTTGTATCCCGATCGCTTTGAAGCGAGAATCAAGGAAATTGGCACTTGGAAACTGGAGCGATTGGAATCCTTTTATGGTAAAAAAGATCTCTTCTCCATTGACGAGATGATCGAATGGGGACGGAGCTGCGCCCTGAGACTGCGCGACCATATCACCGATACATCCCTGCTCCTTGAAGAAGCCGCCCAACAAGATCAAGCGATCCTCTTTGCAGCGCAGCTCGGAACCTTGCGCGACCTAAACTTCGGTATCTATCCCTTCACCACTTCTTCGTGTACCCTCGCGGCCTACGCTCCCGTAGGCGGCGGACTCTTCGGCTATCCCCCCACCCAAGTCGTCGCCGTAGTCAAAGCCTTCTCAACTTGCGTCGGCGAAGGGCCTTTTGTCACCGCCATGGAAACGGAAGAAGCCGATGCCCTGCGAGAATCGGCCAAGGAATTTGGCGCTTCCACGGGCAGACCCAGAAGTATCGGTCATTTTGATGCGGTCGCTACCCGTTATGGTGTCTGGGCACAAGGCGCCACCGATGTGGCATTGACCAAACTGGATTGTTTGAGCGGCAGAAAATCACTTAAGATTGCGACCCATTACACTTGGAACGGCGCCCTTTATGACCGCTTCCCCCTCAATGCTGTCTTGGAAGAAGCAAAGCCGATCTAT is part of the Candidatus Hydrogenedentota bacterium genome and harbors:
- the rpsD gene encoding 30S ribosomal protein S4 codes for the protein MAKYCGPKHRLSRRVGKCIWGRPGSPAEKRPYPPGQHGKTLRRKLSVYGIQLLEKQKVRMYYGGIMERQMRRIFAQAKRLDGNTGTNLMILLESRLDTVVWRLGYAPTIFSARQMVNHCHILVDGEKVNIPSFLVKPGMTISIRERSRKIPMIQNGVENPPHELPEYLEREAKSYEGKMISTPNINNFPVEFDTTSIIGFYSR
- a CDS encoding adenylosuccinate synthase; protein product: MSIKVVVGANWGDEGKGRMVDYLARDAACVVRYQGGNNAGHTVINEHGEFKLHLLPSGVFYPDVVNILGPGMVIDLERLIDEIDELNAQGIQPNFRISDRATICFPFHRLEDGLEEDRLGDNAYGSTRRGIAPAYGDRTVKKAIQVGELLYPDRFEARIKEIGTWKLERLESFYGKKDLFSIDEMIEWGRSCALRLRDHITDTSLLLEEAAQQDQAILFAAQLGTLRDLNFGIYPFTTSSCTLAAYAPVGGGLFGYPPTQVVAVVKAFSTCVGEGPFVTAMETEEADALRESAKEFGASTGRPRSIGHFDAVATRYGVWAQGATDVALTKLDCLSGRKSLKIATHYTWNGALYDRFPLNAVLEEAKPIYKEMPGWEENITGIRSFDALPEAAKAYVLEIEQLINCPITFVSVGPEREALILR